One window from the genome of Armatimonadota bacterium encodes:
- a CDS encoding SpoIIE family protein phosphatase → MTKKRITTKIMDELVASATEGINRGSHFEGEIESLMPLSSAKDRQLHLQMEKMLVELSEQQRSLRCLIENLPAGVILVDSEFKILGGNRTYFRFYSEKTLPLGERLNEALPMAEESGLMKLLRHARENGKSIRVRNFRYDGFAQGPKFWSGSIVHLKIPSENGPINAMAVLALDVSDDVNARNRLQELAELAEKRAAEIEMEKSRLITLLEAVPVPLLVYDAECNVALHNSAAKQLYEHNAFSPKCACSLFDDSGNHIKPDSHPLARSISGQACSDETIHWQSPDSGMRTFLVNSVPLRDSDESITGVLVAATDITEQESARKRIQEIYQREHYIADKLQRSFVPYELPEIQGFEIAQHYLPALDEELVGGDFYDVFTLGKGQYGVVMADVSGKGLKAAVYTAMTKYMLRAYALRENDPAGVLMRLNKALASCTPPEVFVTLVYAVIDEQKHRLIYANAGHEQPIFHSRRAGFATTLDVTGPALGLLGEAHYLEHAISLSAGDIVLFYTDGITDAGHGCDRLGHEAVLAIIEDKADESVRDICDHILDRAAVLSGGKLSDDAAMLLIKTKGEEQV, encoded by the coding sequence ATGACTAAGAAGCGCATAACAACTAAAATCATGGACGAATTGGTTGCAAGCGCGACTGAAGGGATTAATCGTGGATCTCATTTTGAAGGTGAAATTGAAAGCCTGATGCCCCTTTCCAGTGCCAAGGACAGGCAATTGCACTTGCAGATGGAGAAAATGCTCGTCGAGCTTTCCGAGCAGCAGAGATCATTGCGCTGCCTGATAGAAAATCTGCCGGCAGGCGTTATTCTGGTTGATTCAGAGTTCAAAATACTCGGCGGCAACAGGACATATTTCAGGTTTTACAGTGAAAAGACCCTGCCGCTGGGTGAAAGATTGAATGAAGCGCTGCCGATGGCCGAAGAGTCCGGCCTTATGAAATTGCTCCGCCATGCTCGCGAAAATGGAAAATCGATCCGAGTCCGAAATTTTCGATACGACGGATTTGCACAAGGTCCAAAATTCTGGAGCGGAAGCATTGTTCATCTTAAAATACCTTCCGAAAACGGTCCCATAAATGCCATGGCCGTGCTCGCGCTGGATGTAAGCGATGATGTGAACGCTCGCAACAGACTACAGGAACTGGCTGAGCTGGCTGAAAAAAGAGCTGCTGAGATCGAGATGGAAAAGTCCCGGCTTATAACCTTGCTCGAAGCAGTACCGGTGCCATTACTGGTATATGACGCAGAATGCAATGTTGCACTTCACAACTCGGCGGCAAAGCAGTTATACGAACATAACGCATTTAGCCCTAAATGTGCCTGCAGCTTATTTGATGACAGCGGCAATCACATAAAACCTGACAGCCATCCGTTGGCTCGCTCGATCAGTGGTCAGGCATGCAGTGATGAGACAATTCACTGGCAGAGTCCTGACAGTGGCATGAGAACGTTTCTTGTAAACAGCGTTCCGCTTCGAGACAGCGATGAAAGCATCACCGGCGTCCTGGTAGCAGCTACAGACATCACCGAGCAGGAGTCAGCAAGAAAGCGGATACAAGAGATTTATCAAAGGGAGCATTACATAGCAGACAAACTGCAGAGGAGCTTTGTGCCTTATGAACTGCCCGAGATACAAGGTTTCGAGATTGCCCAGCATTATCTGCCAGCCCTTGACGAAGAACTTGTTGGAGGAGACTTCTACGATGTTTTCACCTTAGGCAAAGGGCAATACGGAGTGGTTATGGCGGATGTATCGGGAAAGGGGCTCAAAGCAGCCGTATACACCGCCATGACCAAGTATATGCTCAGGGCATATGCGCTTCGAGAGAACGACCCCGCCGGTGTCCTGATGAGGCTCAATAAAGCTCTGGCATCCTGCACACCTCCAGAGGTTTTTGTTACGCTTGTATATGCTGTGATCGATGAGCAAAAGCATAGACTCATATATGCAAACGCCGGCCATGAACAACCGATCTTTCATAGCCGCAGGGCCGGATTCGCGACGACTCTGGATGTCACGGGGCCCGCTCTCGGTCTGCTCGGCGAAGCGCATTATCTTGAACATGCGATCAGTCTTTCGGCAGGAGACATCGTGCTTTTTTACACAGACGGAATAACGGATGCGGGACATGGCTGCGACAGACTCGGGCACGAAGCCGTATTGGCTATAATCGAAGATAAAGCGGATGAATCGGTTCGGGATATATGCGATCATATCCTTGACCGGGCGGCTGTGTTATCGGGCGGCAAACTTAGTGATGACGCAGCAATGCTGTTAATCAAGACAAAAGGCGAGGAGCAAGTTTGA
- a CDS encoding putative ABC exporter domain-containing protein, with protein sequence MRPLLYLELRQFVNSIKNSIRSPKRLIPFLLMAAYVVSMMIQGLVVFSSGVRPRQPDFDALQAIQPEVVEAILFIVLSVGCMMVIYNSFSSGALIFSIAHIDFLFPTPVSRRHVLLIQLIKDYLKNGFYVTFLYFIIGGPVYQALGVRMMPLGLVSIVGLTVLLVTVINIAHTINIIFTFGFEKLRQAGLIIKVILFVGPISAIAYGLFQYFATGSSYASILWATNSPVISFFFAPVRWCTALLLAPLTGMTSEEWRLFVQLWALAIGSFALLMSRKENIYEPSLGISARMARRKLAMRQGDFAGVRMAALREKGTKRLSGLDIPPFGAGATALLWKSLLLRYRVSKSQLGMMLVVPVVMVYIIRQVASGQIGEILPYLPVVLLYVVWLLSLMAPNEVRTELKHANILKSMPIAAWKIMLAQTVNSVIYLTAGVLVFSAAMWAIIPQTRGETLLACALGAPFLGFANVSLTNISGLAYPDARDTAQNYISGLFSFLLVSIAVLPTIVLALICIYVFKTSYYTAAITTSIGNLALGAAGVAVSGLIFRRFDPTSS encoded by the coding sequence TTGAGACCCCTGCTATACCTTGAGCTGAGACAGTTTGTCAACTCGATAAAGAACTCCATCCGCAGCCCCAAAAGGCTGATTCCGTTTCTGTTGATGGCTGCTTACGTTGTGTCGATGATGATTCAGGGGCTGGTCGTGTTCTCGAGCGGAGTCAGGCCGAGACAACCGGACTTTGATGCCTTGCAGGCAATTCAGCCGGAGGTAGTTGAAGCGATCCTCTTCATTGTCCTGAGCGTTGGATGCATGATGGTTATCTACAATTCCTTTAGCTCGGGCGCTCTCATCTTCTCGATTGCCCACATCGACTTTCTATTTCCAACCCCGGTCAGCCGCAGACATGTTCTGCTGATCCAGCTTATCAAGGACTACCTCAAGAACGGCTTCTATGTAACATTCCTCTATTTTATAATAGGCGGGCCTGTATATCAGGCGCTTGGCGTTCGGATGATGCCGTTGGGGCTGGTAAGCATCGTCGGATTGACTGTACTGCTGGTCACTGTCATCAATATTGCGCATACCATTAATATCATTTTCACTTTCGGCTTTGAGAAGCTCAGACAGGCAGGCCTAATTATCAAGGTCATTCTCTTCGTCGGCCCAATATCGGCAATCGCGTATGGCCTATTCCAGTATTTCGCAACAGGCAGCAGTTATGCAAGCATATTATGGGCAACAAACTCGCCGGTAATCAGCTTTTTCTTTGCGCCGGTGCGCTGGTGCACCGCTCTGCTTCTGGCGCCGCTTACGGGCATGACCTCGGAAGAGTGGAGGCTGTTCGTTCAATTATGGGCACTTGCAATCGGCAGCTTCGCGCTGTTGATGTCTCGAAAAGAAAACATATACGAGCCTTCTCTGGGAATAAGCGCGAGAATGGCGCGCAGGAAGCTGGCGATGCGCCAGGGTGACTTTGCAGGTGTCCGAATGGCGGCCTTGCGGGAAAAGGGGACAAAACGCCTATCCGGCCTGGACATACCGCCGTTTGGCGCCGGAGCTACCGCACTGCTGTGGAAGAGCCTGCTGCTTCGATACAGAGTCTCCAAAAGTCAGCTTGGAATGATGCTTGTTGTGCCTGTTGTAATGGTCTATATAATAAGACAGGTCGCCTCGGGACAAATCGGGGAGATTTTGCCGTATTTGCCTGTCGTGCTCCTTTACGTAGTCTGGCTTCTGTCACTGATGGCTCCAAATGAGGTAAGGACTGAGTTAAAGCACGCAAATATCTTGAAGTCAATGCCGATAGCGGCTTGGAAAATAATGCTGGCGCAAACAGTGAACTCAGTAATTTATCTGACCGCCGGTGTGCTTGTGTTCTCCGCAGCAATGTGGGCGATCATTCCACAGACTCGGGGCGAGACACTCCTCGCATGCGCTTTGGGCGCTCCCTTTTTGGGATTTGCTAATGTCTCACTTACAAATATATCCGGCCTGGCCTACCCCGATGCGCGTGATACCGCGCAAAACTACATCAGCGGTCTGTTTTCATTCCTGCTGGTCTCGATTGCGGTCTTGCCTACAATCGTCCTGGCGCTTATCTGCATTTATGTCTTCAAAACTTCCTACTATACCGCCGCTATCACCACATCTATCGGCAATCTCGCACTGGGGGCCGCAGGCGTCGCAGTCTCCGGTCTGATTTTCCGCAGATTCGATCCTACATCCAGTTGA
- a CDS encoding ABC transporter ATP-binding protein, protein MLRVSNLVKYYKKTLAVDGLWFDVADGEIVGLLGPNGAGKTTILRCITGIVQPSEGIIEVDGIDLEHNEQEVKRRIAFVPEVPTPYEMLTVTEHLRFIAMAYQTMESFETRAEHLMRRFDLYEKRNDLVLSLSKGMKQKLAIACAFIHDARVILLDEPLIGIDPKGVHELKEMIADARDAGKSILISTHMLDTAEHLCDRIIIIREGNILAEGDLKTLHERAKMGNDATLEDVFLSLTEEKQTLETPAIP, encoded by the coding sequence GTGCTTAGAGTATCCAATCTAGTCAAATACTATAAGAAGACACTTGCTGTAGACGGCCTTTGGTTCGACGTGGCTGACGGCGAGATTGTCGGTCTGCTCGGCCCGAACGGCGCCGGAAAGACCACAATCTTGCGATGCATTACGGGTATTGTCCAACCGTCCGAAGGCATAATAGAGGTTGACGGTATCGACCTGGAGCACAATGAGCAGGAGGTCAAGCGGCGGATTGCGTTCGTGCCGGAGGTCCCCACCCCCTACGAGATGCTCACCGTAACCGAACATCTCAGGTTCATCGCAATGGCGTATCAGACAATGGAGAGTTTCGAGACGCGCGCCGAGCATTTGATGAGGCGTTTCGATCTCTATGAAAAGCGCAATGATCTGGTGTTGAGCCTCTCCAAGGGCATGAAGCAAAAACTGGCGATTGCATGCGCCTTTATTCACGATGCCCGCGTGATACTCCTTGATGAGCCGCTTATCGGGATCGACCCAAAGGGTGTCCACGAACTAAAAGAGATGATCGCGGATGCCAGAGATGCAGGCAAATCGATACTCATCAGCACACATATGCTCGATACGGCTGAGCACCTGTGCGACAGGATAATAATAATACGCGAGGGCAACATACTCGCTGAGGGAGACCTCAAAACCCTGCATGAGCGGGCCAAAATGGGCAATGACGCTACGCTCGAGGATGTGTTCCTGAGTTTGACCGAGGAGAAGCAAACCCTTGAGACCCCTGCTATACCTTGA
- the hemB gene encoding porphobilinogen synthase, which produces MSFPINRMRRLRASDTLRRMVREVSVCVDDLIYPLFVAHGLDVKLQVPSMPGIYHFSVDALVDEAKSVRDLGIPAVLLFGLPASKDEFASEAYARDGIVQRAVSTLKREVPELVVITDVCLCEYTSHGHCGIVRDGEVQNDETLELIARTAVSHAEAGADMVAPSDMMDGRVMAIREALDDRGFINTSIMAYSAKFASAFYGPFRDAAGCAPQFGNRASYQMDPPNRREALKEIALDVEEGADIVMVKPALSYLDIISDARASFDVPVAAYNVSGEYCMVKAAAQAGYIDERRIVSEILTSIKRAGADLIITYSAKDFARTI; this is translated from the coding sequence ATGTCCTTTCCCATAAACCGAATGAGAAGACTGCGCGCATCCGATACTCTGCGCAGAATGGTACGCGAGGTATCCGTCTGCGTTGACGATTTGATATATCCACTCTTTGTCGCTCATGGGCTGGATGTTAAACTGCAGGTCCCGTCGATGCCGGGTATATATCACTTCAGCGTGGATGCCCTGGTCGATGAAGCAAAATCAGTGCGCGACTTAGGTATTCCCGCAGTGCTCCTGTTCGGGCTGCCCGCCAGTAAAGACGAATTTGCGTCAGAAGCATACGCGAGGGACGGCATAGTACAGCGGGCAGTATCGACTCTGAAGCGTGAAGTCCCCGAACTGGTAGTAATCACCGATGTCTGTTTATGCGAATACACCTCACACGGCCACTGCGGGATAGTGCGAGACGGCGAAGTGCAAAACGACGAGACACTCGAACTGATAGCGCGGACGGCCGTCTCCCATGCCGAAGCCGGTGCGGATATGGTCGCGCCGTCGGATATGATGGACGGCAGGGTAATGGCTATCCGCGAAGCATTGGACGACCGGGGCTTTATCAACACGTCGATTATGGCCTATTCGGCAAAGTTTGCGTCGGCGTTCTATGGCCCATTCAGAGACGCGGCTGGATGCGCGCCTCAGTTCGGAAATCGTGCAAGCTATCAGATGGACCCTCCGAACCGCCGCGAGGCTCTTAAGGAGATCGCGCTGGATGTGGAAGAGGGAGCGGATATTGTGATGGTTAAGCCGGCGCTCTCTTACCTCGACATTATAAGTGACGCGCGGGCGTCGTTTGACGTGCCGGTGGCTGCCTATAACGTCTCAGGTGAGTACTGTATGGTTAAAGCTGCTGCGCAGGCCGGATATATAGACGAGCGCAGAATCGTGTCCGAAATCCTTACATCAATCAAGCGCGCGGGAGCTGACCTTATCATTACGTACTCGGCCAAGGACTTCGCGAGAACAATTTGA
- a CDS encoding 3-isopropylmalate dehydrogenase, with amino-acid sequence MYKIAVLGGDGTGPEVVREGLKVLEAASHKVGFKYETVGYDWGGDRYIRTGEVLPASAIDEMKKYNAIYLGAIGHPDVKPGILEKGILLALRFGLDQYINLRPVKLYPGVETPLKDKGPADIDYVVVRENTEGLYTGAGGVLKKGTPDEVAVQESINTRKGVERCIRYAFEYTRKRNKDKKLTLCGKTNVLTYAFDLWDRAFNEVAKEYSDITTDYAHVDATTMWMVKNPEWFDVIVTDNMFGDIITDLGAMTQGGMGIAAGGNINPEGVSMFEPIGGSAPKYTGMNVINPLAAIGAVQMMLETLGESKAADIIDKAIAYVTGNKLKSMSAGKMGYSTTEVGDMVAQFVADASI; translated from the coding sequence ATGTATAAGATAGCTGTCCTCGGCGGTGACGGGACCGGCCCGGAAGTCGTCAGAGAGGGATTAAAAGTTCTGGAGGCCGCAAGCCATAAGGTCGGTTTCAAATATGAGACAGTCGGCTACGATTGGGGCGGCGACCGATATATACGTACCGGCGAGGTTCTACCCGCCTCCGCAATCGACGAGATGAAAAAATACAATGCCATCTACCTGGGCGCAATCGGTCACCCGGATGTAAAGCCGGGCATACTTGAAAAGGGAATTCTCCTCGCTCTCAGGTTCGGGCTGGACCAGTATATCAACCTACGCCCCGTTAAGCTCTATCCCGGCGTCGAAACGCCTTTGAAGGACAAAGGACCGGCGGATATAGACTATGTAGTCGTGCGCGAGAACACCGAGGGCCTGTATACGGGCGCGGGCGGCGTCCTCAAAAAGGGCACACCCGACGAAGTGGCCGTGCAGGAGTCGATCAACACTCGTAAGGGTGTCGAGAGATGCATCCGCTATGCTTTCGAGTATACCCGAAAGCGCAACAAGGATAAAAAACTCACACTCTGCGGCAAGACAAACGTCCTGACATATGCTTTTGATCTTTGGGACCGGGCATTTAATGAAGTTGCCAAGGAGTATTCCGATATCACCACAGACTACGCCCACGTGGACGCAACCACCATGTGGATGGTCAAGAATCCCGAGTGGTTCGATGTAATCGTCACAGACAACATGTTCGGCGATATCATCACTGACCTTGGCGCGATGACCCAGGGCGGAATGGGCATTGCCGCCGGCGGCAACATCAACCCCGAAGGCGTCTCCATGTTCGAGCCCATCGGCGGTTCGGCGCCTAAGTATACGGGTATGAATGTTATCAATCCGCTTGCCGCAATCGGCGCGGTTCAGATGATGCTGGAGACTCTCGGCGAGTCGAAGGCCGCTGATATTATCGACAAGGCCATTGCCTACGTCACAGGCAATAAGCTCAAGAGCATGAGCGCAGGCAAGATGGGCTACTCCACCACCGAAGTCGGAGATATGGTAGCCCAGTTCGTCGCAGACGCTTCCATTTAG
- a CDS encoding peptidyl-prolyl cis-trans isomerase: MKKAAIWVAAAGVAVILTGCGKSCKVANVPATVATVNGQGIPASQYLDMTSRRAGRDVLSSLIEQNIILKWAKDENVPPTQDQINKQIEILKRDGVYDRQVKLLGEDAIKSELTAMQARINLAKKVSKVSDSELKSAYEMMKQRYIHGPRKYVALIINPDKKKIEDAAKAVKGGMSFDDAAAEYSDKRFSMGGGPIEIWIAEGQQGMPKELTDAAKNTKVGEVSEVFSFGQTGMPTNYAVMKVTQEQPKANLTLKDVKDEVEDAAALQKSQMDPKFTQALNDKKKAAKITIDIPYLKDVAGTINNPPETPMAMPTPQRVAPKAKK; encoded by the coding sequence ATGAAAAAAGCCGCCATTTGGGTAGCCGCTGCCGGTGTCGCTGTAATACTCACCGGCTGTGGAAAAAGTTGTAAAGTCGCTAATGTCCCCGCTACCGTCGCCACCGTCAACGGCCAGGGCATACCTGCTTCGCAGTATCTGGACATGACCAGCCGAAGAGCGGGTCGAGATGTGCTGTCAAGCCTGATTGAACAAAATATCATTCTGAAATGGGCCAAGGATGAAAATGTCCCTCCGACACAGGACCAGATAAACAAGCAGATTGAAATCCTGAAACGCGATGGAGTATATGACCGCCAGGTAAAGCTCCTTGGCGAAGATGCGATCAAATCCGAGCTGACCGCTATGCAGGCGCGAATAAATCTTGCCAAAAAAGTTTCCAAGGTAAGCGACAGCGAATTGAAGTCAGCTTACGAGATGATGAAACAGCGCTATATTCACGGTCCGCGCAAGTATGTGGCGCTGATTATTAACCCCGACAAAAAAAAGATCGAGGATGCTGCCAAGGCAGTTAAGGGCGGTATGAGCTTTGATGACGCCGCAGCAGAGTATTCCGACAAGCGTTTTTCTATGGGCGGCGGTCCTATTGAGATTTGGATAGCCGAAGGCCAGCAGGGAATGCCCAAAGAGCTTACCGACGCTGCCAAAAACACCAAAGTCGGCGAAGTAAGCGAGGTCTTTTCGTTCGGGCAGACAGGCATGCCGACCAACTACGCTGTAATGAAGGTGACACAGGAGCAGCCGAAAGCCAACTTGACCCTGAAAGATGTAAAGGATGAGGTTGAGGATGCGGCGGCGCTGCAGAAGTCGCAGATGGACCCCAAGTTCACCCAGGCTCTAAATGACAAGAAGAAAGCCGCCAAGATCACTATCGACATCCCGTATCTAAAGGATGTAGCAGGCACCATAAATAACCCGCCTGAAACTCCTATGGCGATGCCGACTCCACAGAGGGTTGCTCCTAAGGCCAAGAAATAG
- a CDS encoding FAD-dependent oxidoreductase → MSDDAYDVVIIGGGPAGLSCALYTARAKLNTLVLDRAPGAGALASTAKIENYPGVRGPVAGSDLLDTIRDQATNFGANYSKNAVMAVDLISETKTFYTPAGTYHGRTAVIATGSLGRHEKIDGEDDFLGRGVSYCVTCDAAFFKDRAAAVVGQNEVVMEEALFLSRFAQVVHLITPMSRLRGTSELLDEIMSTPNVVTHVGLKVKQIVGEQAVTGIIVTDKAGLESLLPLEGVFMLLSGTAPITDFLGGSLKLLAEGCVDVDCNFATNLPGVYAVGDVTCLHPKQAIIAAGEGVVAALAIDKFLSSRERTRVDYI, encoded by the coding sequence ATGAGCGACGATGCATACGATGTGGTCATTATCGGCGGCGGTCCGGCCGGACTATCATGCGCTCTGTATACGGCGCGCGCAAAGCTCAACACGCTGGTGCTGGACCGCGCCCCAGGCGCAGGTGCGCTGGCTTCAACCGCGAAAATCGAGAATTATCCGGGAGTAAGGGGGCCGGTGGCCGGCTCGGACCTGCTGGACACGATTCGAGACCAGGCGACGAACTTCGGCGCCAATTACTCCAAAAATGCTGTGATGGCGGTCGATCTGATCTCTGAGACAAAGACATTCTACACTCCGGCAGGCACGTATCACGGTCGCACGGCCGTTATCGCAACCGGTTCGCTCGGCAGGCATGAAAAAATCGACGGCGAGGACGATTTTCTCGGCAGAGGAGTCAGCTACTGCGTCACTTGCGACGCGGCGTTCTTCAAAGACAGAGCGGCTGCTGTGGTCGGCCAAAACGAAGTCGTAATGGAGGAGGCTTTGTTCCTTTCGCGGTTTGCACAAGTCGTACATTTGATTACGCCGATGAGCCGCCTTAGGGGGACCTCCGAACTGCTGGATGAGATCATGTCAACGCCCAATGTTGTCACTCACGTCGGGCTTAAAGTCAAGCAGATCGTGGGCGAACAGGCTGTAACGGGCATCATCGTCACCGACAAGGCCGGATTGGAATCGCTGCTGCCTCTTGAGGGAGTATTTATGCTTTTATCGGGGACAGCTCCTATAACCGATTTTCTCGGCGGTTCATTGAAACTGCTGGCGGAAGGCTGTGTCGATGTAGATTGCAATTTTGCCACAAATTTGCCCGGCGTTTATGCAGTCGGCGATGTCACATGTCTACATCCTAAACAGGCCATAATCGCCGCGGGAGAAGGGGTAGTCGCGGCGCTTGCAATCGACAAATTCCTTTCCAGCAGAGAAAGGACCAGAGTAGACTATATATAA
- the hcp gene encoding hydroxylamine reductase, protein MFCYQCEQTAMGTGCTVRGVCGKDAATAALQDLLVYASKGISMYAFRADRLGAKDRRIDVFIIQALFATVTNVDFDPERLKDMLIKAGRIKDKAKKLYEDATAKAGKIPDLLTGPASWVPKDDIDGLVARGTQIGIPSRKNALGEDITGLQELVTYGLKGAAAYADHAQILGKEDDAVYAKFHEYLNLLTKAEPTVDELVAASLGVGELNLRVMELLDEANTDAYGHPEPTAVRIEPVKGKAIVVSGHDLKDLYLLLKQTEGKGINIYTHGEMLPALAYPKLKAFKHLVGNYGGAWQDQVKEFDAFPGAILMTTNCIQRPRETYKGRIFTTGLVAMPGVGHIGEDKDFTPVIDAALAADGFTEDGPDKTIMVGFGRNAVMGVAEKVIDAVKSGVIRHLFLIGGCDGAKPGRNYYTEFAQQVPKDCVILTLACGKYRFNKLDFGSIDGIPRLLDVGQCNDAYSAIKIAMSLAEAFGCSVNDLPLSMILSWYEQKACAILLTLLHLGIKNIKLGPSLPAFVTPPILNALVENFNIAPISTPEADLAAALT, encoded by the coding sequence ATGTTTTGCTACCAATGCGAACAAACAGCAATGGGGACGGGGTGCACTGTTCGTGGTGTGTGCGGCAAAGACGCTGCAACTGCCGCGCTTCAAGACCTGCTCGTATACGCTTCAAAAGGTATCTCAATGTATGCTTTCAGAGCTGATCGACTCGGCGCAAAAGACCGCCGTATAGACGTTTTCATCATCCAGGCGCTGTTTGCTACAGTCACAAATGTAGATTTTGATCCTGAGCGCCTGAAAGATATGCTCATCAAGGCCGGAAGGATAAAGGATAAAGCCAAAAAGCTATATGAGGATGCCACTGCAAAGGCGGGCAAAATCCCCGACTTACTTACAGGACCTGCGTCGTGGGTTCCCAAAGATGATATCGACGGACTTGTCGCGCGGGGCACCCAGATCGGAATACCTTCGAGAAAGAATGCGCTTGGCGAAGATATTACCGGTCTGCAGGAACTTGTGACATACGGCCTCAAGGGCGCCGCCGCTTATGCCGACCATGCGCAGATCTTAGGCAAGGAAGATGATGCCGTATATGCCAAGTTCCATGAATACCTAAATCTGCTCACCAAGGCTGAGCCTACTGTTGACGAGCTGGTTGCAGCGAGCCTGGGGGTGGGCGAACTGAACCTGCGAGTTATGGAGCTTCTCGACGAAGCCAACACCGACGCATACGGCCATCCAGAGCCGACTGCCGTGCGCATAGAGCCGGTTAAGGGCAAGGCGATTGTGGTTTCAGGTCATGACCTCAAGGACCTATACCTGCTGCTTAAGCAGACTGAAGGCAAGGGGATTAATATCTATACGCATGGGGAGATGCTCCCGGCTCTCGCATATCCCAAGCTCAAAGCGTTCAAACATCTGGTGGGCAACTACGGCGGCGCTTGGCAGGACCAGGTAAAGGAGTTTGACGCGTTTCCCGGCGCGATCTTGATGACCACAAACTGTATTCAGAGGCCCAGAGAGACCTATAAGGGCAGGATTTTCACGACCGGCCTTGTCGCGATGCCGGGAGTTGGACACATCGGCGAAGATAAAGATTTCACTCCCGTGATTGACGCCGCTCTGGCCGCTGATGGTTTTACGGAGGACGGACCCGACAAAACAATCATGGTCGGTTTTGGGCGAAATGCTGTAATGGGAGTCGCTGAAAAAGTGATCGATGCGGTAAAAAGCGGCGTCATAAGGCATCTCTTCCTTATTGGCGGATGCGACGGCGCAAAACCGGGACGAAACTACTACACCGAGTTCGCGCAGCAGGTGCCGAAAGACTGCGTGATCCTGACGCTGGCCTGCGGTAAATACAGGTTCAACAAACTCGACTTCGGCAGCATAGACGGCATACCAAGGCTCCTGGATGTCGGCCAGTGCAACGATGCTTATTCTGCCATAAAGATTGCTATGTCACTTGCCGAGGCGTTCGGCTGCAGTGTAAACGATCTGCCGCTCTCGATGATCCTCTCTTGGTACGAACAGAAAGCATGCGCAATACTGCTTACGCTTTTGCATCTTGGGATAAAGAATATCAAGCTCGGTCCCAGCCTGCCGGCATTCGTTACACCGCCGATCCTCAATGCTCTCGTTGAGAACTTTAATATAGCTCCAATAAGCACACCCGAAGCAGATCTTGCCGCGGCCTTGACATAG